The Thermincola ferriacetica genome segment AAGATACGTGCATCCTGTAGAAAAATTTATCTTCAGTATCGTCACCATGGGGCTTTGCCTGGCCTTTACTTCCATTCACCTCTACGCAGCAGTCGTGGTTTTAATGGGCTTCGGGGTATTGGCGTTGGCGCGAATACCTTGGCAGGTTTATCTAAGATTAATGCTGTTACCCGCCGGTTTTCTGTTTATAGGTGTGTTGACGGTGATAATAAGTGTAGGTGGTACCGGTTACGACTGGATTTACCGTTGGAATCTCGGACCCTTATCCTTGGGGATACGCCACACTGACCTGGTTTTGGGGTTAAATATTTTTGGAAAAGCGTTGGCTGCCGTATCCTGTCTGTATTTTTTATCTCTTACCACCCCAATGGTAGAAATGATTTCGGTGCTGAAGAGACTCAGGGTTCCGGCCTTATTCATTGAACTTATGGGATTGGTATACCGGTTCATTTTTGTGCTGATGGAAACGGCCCAAAAGATACATACCAGTCAATCATCCAGGTGCGGATATGCTACCTTGGCCACTTCTTACCGATCCACCAGCCAGCTTATATCATCTTTGTTTGCCAAGTCTTTTCAAAGGTCATCTATGCTTTTTACAGCATTGACGGCCAGGGGCTATACCGGCGACTTGCAGGTTTTGGAGCCGGAATTTAACTATTCCAAACGGAACATCGGTATGATAGTATTGATTGAACTTGGATTGCTTTTTACAGCCTTAATGTTTGGGGGCAGTGTGTTATGAACGAATATATTATCGAGGCAGAAGAACTGGAATTCACCTATCCTGACGGTACGCGGGCATTAAAAGGAGCCTCTCTTCGTATCAGGAGAGGGGCCAAAATTGCTTTGTTGGGGTCCAACGGCGCCGGAAAATCAACTTTGTTTCTTCATTTTAACGGTATTTTAAAACCCCAAAAAGGGAAGCTGCGTTTTAACGGAGTTGAAGTCAAGTACGACAAAAAATCGCTGTTGCAGTTGCGTAAAGATGTGGGGGTTGTTTTTCAGGACCCTGACACACAATTATTTTCCGCCAGTGTATACCAGGAAATATCTTTCGGGCCTTTAAACATGGGGCTGTCCAGGGAAACTGCCAGGGAAAAGGTCCTGCAGGCCATGGAGGATACGGGTATCAGTGAACTTAAAGATAAACCTACTCATTTCCTGAGTTACGGGCAAAAAAAGCGGGTATCCATAGCCGATGTGCTGGCTATGGACCCTAAAGTGATAATTGCCGACGAGCCGACCGTCTGGCTTGACCCTAAACACGCCAAACAGATAGAGTGCTTGTTCAGGGATATAAACGAAAAAGGAACAACTGTGATCATTTCTACCCACGATGTGGATTTGGCTTATGCATGGGCTGATTATATTTTCGTCATACACGAAGGGAAAATCATCGGTGAAGGGAATCCAGAAGACATATTTGCTGACGATATTTTAATCAGGAAAGCCGGACTTGAACGCCCCTGGATACTGGATATAACCGGTCTTTTGATAGAAAAGGGTTTCTTAACCAATAAAACGCCATATCCCCGCAATAAAAAGGAACTCATCAAAATGATCAACTGCACTAAATACCTGGGAGGGACAGAAAACCAATATGATCTTAGTACTTTCAGGGACGAAGGAAGGGACGCAAATTATATCCCAGTTGGCCGTACAAGGAAATGAGATTTATGCTGTGACAGCTACCGCCCACGGAACAAAAACTGCTTCCGGTATCCCTGGAGTCAAGGCTGTGGAACCCGCTATTTTGATAAATAATTTTTACCGGTTTTGTGCCGACAAAAAAATTTCGGTAATTATAGATGCCACCCACCCGTTTCCCGGTAATTTGTCTAAAATGGCTAAGGAAGTCTGCCAGCAGCAGGATCTACCTTATATCAGGCTTGTGCGGGAAGAAACGGATTTACCCGATCATCCTTTAATAAATCCTGTTTACTCATGGGAAGAAGCAGCCAGTAAGGCTGCTCAGTTTGGTGATACCATATTTCTTACAACAGGGAGCAATAACCTGGAAGGTTTTCTTGAAAATGAACATATTAAAGGGAAAAGGGTGGTAGTAAGGGTACTGCCCGACTGGAAAGTTATCCAGAAATGTCAAAACCTTGGCCTGACACCCAAGGATATTGTCGCCATGCAGGGGCCCTTTTCAAAAGAGATGAACAGGCAGCAGTTCAAGATGTATAACGCTTCGGTTATCATAACAAAAGACAGCGGCAAGGCAGGCGGGACAGATACCAAGGTTTCAGCTGCTTTGTCCCTGGGGCTGCCGGTAGTGGTAATTAAGCGTGAGCGGCAGAAAGAAAAATTTGAAGTAACCGACTATGACAGCCTTTATAAGTTGATGCAAAAACTTAAATTGCTTTAGAAAACCCGGGTTGGCCAGGTTACCTCTTGGCCAAAACGGGTTAAATTTTTTTCCTGGTTGGGAGCTTGTAGTATGTCCGGACAAATGCTATAATTTTCTAAAAGGAACGGGATAGTGCAAAAATATAGTCAATTAATTCCCGGTGAAAGGGGGAAACCTTATGTCGGATCAGGGAAAGTTGGCTGTTATCCTGGTTCTTATAATAGGCGCCTTGATGGTATTTACATATTTGACTTCTTCCCATAATAAAGATTTTGCCAAAGTATATACCGAATACAAACAGCGGGGTAAGCAGGAGCAGGTATCTCCTGATGATATTGCCAAGGGTTTCAAATAGGTGTGAAATAATTTAGCGCCGCTTAGCGGCGCTAAATTATTTTTTACTTCCTGTATATAAAACAGCACAAATATATATCCTAAAACCAGATATTAATGTGAAGGAGGAAGTATATGAAGGCGTTGATTGTGTTTGCCCATCCCAATCCCAACAGCTATAACGCCGCTGTTCTGGAAACGGTAAAAAAAGCCCTGGAGCAGCAGAAGGTGTCCTATGAAATCAAAGATCTCTACCGGATGAACTGGAATCCGCTGCTATCTACAGAAGACCTGCAAAAGGTTTACCAGGGCCAGGTTCCCGCGGATATAGCCGGGGAACAGGAAGCAGTGCGGCAGGCAGATACTCTGGTATTTATTTATCCCATCTGGTGGTTTGAACAGCCTGCTATTCTAAAAGGATGGATAGACAGGGTACTGTCCCACGGGTTTGCTTACAGGCAAACAGAACAGGGGATGGTTGAAGGACTGTTGAAAGGAAAATCGGCAATGGTTATAACTACTTCCGGCGCCGATGAAGAAAACATGAGGAAAAACGGTATCCTGGATGCGATAAATACCTGCATGGTTAACGGAACCTTAAAATTCTGCGGTTTTGAAAAAGTAGATTACAAAAACCTGTACGCGGTTCCGGCTGTCAGTGATGACAAGAGGAAACAGATGCTGCAGGAAGTATCTAAAATGGTAGCAGACCATATTGCTATGAAGATGGCCGACAAGGTTTAAGAAAATAAGTGATTAGCGGCTAATGGCCGGTGGATGGTGGTAACCACTGACCCTGGCCGCTATATTTTTGTTTTCAATTTACCACAGCGACCGCGGAGTACACAGAGGATTCACAGAGAAAAAATGTGTATGTTTTTTTAACAAAGATTTTTCCAAAAACTATTTTTCGTAAGGAAACAAATTAATGAACTAGCCAGCCACTGTAATATTAAATAACGGTTGAAACTTTAGTCCGATATGGTATTATGGAAATAATAAGAATTTTTCATATAGATGTTGGGGGGATTGGATGTTTTGGTTTACTTCCTGTCGCCGGAAAACCGTTAAGGAACTGCGCAAGAACCAGGGGTTAACGGCAAGGGAATTGGCTCAACGAATTAAATGCGAAACTACTGAAATATTGAAAATTGACGATATGAAACTCAAAGATGTTCCAGAACCGCTTTATTCCCAAATTGAGCCTATACTGACGGGGGAGGAAACGGATAAAATTCCGTGGTTATAAGCAAGGTGAAAAATAAAGGGGGATAAAGA includes the following:
- the cobK gene encoding precorrin-6A reductase, with translation MILVLSGTKEGTQIISQLAVQGNEIYAVTATAHGTKTASGIPGVKAVEPAILINNFYRFCADKKISVIIDATHPFPGNLSKMAKEVCQQQDLPYIRLVREETDLPDHPLINPVYSWEEAASKAAQFGDTIFLTTGSNNLEGFLENEHIKGKRVVVRVLPDWKVIQKCQNLGLTPKDIVAMQGPFSKEMNRQQFKMYNASVIITKDSGKAGGTDTKVSAALSLGLPVVVIKRERQKEKFEVTDYDSLYKLMQKLKLL
- the cbiQ gene encoding cobalt ECF transporter T component CbiQ, which gives rise to MLNIDQLAYSNRLRYVHPVEKFIFSIVTMGLCLAFTSIHLYAAVVVLMGFGVLALARIPWQVYLRLMLLPAGFLFIGVLTVIISVGGTGYDWIYRWNLGPLSLGIRHTDLVLGLNIFGKALAAVSCLYFLSLTTPMVEMISVLKRLRVPALFIELMGLVYRFIFVLMETAQKIHTSQSSRCGYATLATSYRSTSQLISSLFAKSFQRSSMLFTALTARGYTGDLQVLEPEFNYSKRNIGMIVLIELGLLFTALMFGGSVL
- a CDS encoding NAD(P)H-dependent oxidoreductase — translated: MKALIVFAHPNPNSYNAAVLETVKKALEQQKVSYEIKDLYRMNWNPLLSTEDLQKVYQGQVPADIAGEQEAVRQADTLVFIYPIWWFEQPAILKGWIDRVLSHGFAYRQTEQGMVEGLLKGKSAMVITTSGADEENMRKNGILDAINTCMVNGTLKFCGFEKVDYKNLYAVPAVSDDKRKQMLQEVSKMVADHIAMKMADKV
- a CDS encoding energy-coupling factor ABC transporter ATP-binding protein, translated to MNEYIIEAEELEFTYPDGTRALKGASLRIRRGAKIALLGSNGAGKSTLFLHFNGILKPQKGKLRFNGVEVKYDKKSLLQLRKDVGVVFQDPDTQLFSASVYQEISFGPLNMGLSRETAREKVLQAMEDTGISELKDKPTHFLSYGQKKRVSIADVLAMDPKVIIADEPTVWLDPKHAKQIECLFRDINEKGTTVIISTHDVDLAYAWADYIFVIHEGKIIGEGNPEDIFADDILIRKAGLERPWILDITGLLIEKGFLTNKTPYPRNKKELIKMINCTKYLGGTENQYDLSTFRDEGRDANYIPVGRTRK